A section of the Paenibacillus aurantius genome encodes:
- a CDS encoding phosphodiester glycosidase family protein: MGEWGRKMGSTLRNWSWFKKTMMLFSLMLFLSTSFLYLTPAGASLREFSAATFIGTQHRSWAWIFVGRVKRDLMVAEKMVQVSVMGDEEQELELITLPAPAEPVRRSRDELIRVEDISKPFFKGKMMWVYDPKSIRMVVTAKAPMGERITEMVKRTGAVAGVNAGGFDDPDGLGNGFAPIGMIMSDSEIMYADVKGKQPIVGFTDEGKLVVGNYTLDDLRELKVKEAASFYPRVILDGKPLITNGNGSSGRDPRTAVGQKADGTVIFIVIDGRQPTHSLGATLKEVQDLFLEQGVVNAGFLDGGASAEMVVDGELITKPSSRYGERRLPSAFLVFDRPQEVAVTSPWKGISVIDPGGAKSHPEFLAEQQRLREQAARSSAARPEAAPAAPAAEAPQATAKPAPAGTPKPSPSGAGAAPAGAEPGPGGADAAASMQPKPTPAASVPAVTVPPAATPAPAAGTPAASPSAQPSDPAGSLAAAG; encoded by the coding sequence ATGGGTGAGTGGGGAAGAAAAATGGGCTCCACCCTTCGAAATTGGAGCTGGTTCAAAAAAACAATGATGCTTTTCAGCTTGATGCTTTTTCTGAGCACGAGCTTCCTGTATCTGACCCCGGCGGGAGCGAGCCTGCGCGAGTTTTCGGCGGCGACCTTTATCGGGACGCAGCACCGTTCCTGGGCGTGGATCTTTGTAGGCCGGGTGAAGCGGGATTTAATGGTGGCGGAGAAGATGGTGCAGGTTTCGGTGATGGGGGATGAGGAGCAGGAACTGGAGCTGATTACGCTTCCGGCTCCGGCCGAGCCTGTCAGAAGGAGCCGGGATGAGCTGATTCGGGTGGAGGATATCTCGAAGCCCTTCTTCAAAGGAAAAATGATGTGGGTCTATGATCCCAAAAGCATCCGCATGGTCGTCACGGCCAAGGCCCCGATGGGGGAGCGGATTACCGAGATGGTGAAGCGTACCGGTGCGGTGGCGGGCGTGAATGCCGGAGGCTTCGACGACCCCGACGGGCTCGGCAACGGCTTCGCGCCGATCGGCATGATCATGTCGGACTCCGAAATCATGTACGCGGATGTGAAGGGCAAGCAGCCGATCGTGGGCTTCACCGACGAAGGGAAGCTGGTGGTCGGCAATTACACGCTGGATGACCTGAGGGAGCTGAAGGTCAAGGAAGCCGCATCCTTCTATCCGCGCGTCATTCTGGACGGCAAACCGCTCATTACGAACGGCAACGGATCGTCGGGCCGCGATCCCCGGACGGCGGTCGGCCAGAAGGCCGACGGCACGGTGATTTTCATTGTCATCGACGGGCGGCAGCCGACGCACAGCCTCGGGGCTACGCTGAAGGAGGTCCAGGACCTCTTTCTGGAGCAGGGCGTCGTGAACGCCGGCTTCCTGGACGGCGGGGCCTCCGCCGAGATGGTCGTGGACGGCGAGCTCATCACGAAGCCGTCCAGCCGGTACGGCGAGCGCCGGCTCCCTTCGGCGTTCCTGGTCTTCGACCGTCCGCAGGAGGTGGCGGTGACGAGCCCGTGGAAGGGCATCTCCGTCATCGATCCGGGAGGCGCGAAGTCGCATCCCGAGTTTCTAGCGGAGCAGCAGCGGCTGAGGGAGCAGGCGGCCCGCTCGTCAGCGGCGCGGCCGGAGGCCGCCCCGGCCGCCCCGGCGGCGGAGGCACCGCAGGCGACGGCCAAGCCGGCTCCGGCCGGCACGCCGAAGCCCTCGCCGAGCGGGGCTGGCGCTGCGCCAGCCGGCGCGGAGCCTGGGCCGGGCGGCGCGGACGCGGCGGCCAGCATGCAGCCGAAGCCGACGCCCGCGGCGAGCGTGCCCGCAGTGACGGTGCCGCCGGCTGCAACGCCGGCCCCGGCAGCCGGCACGCCAGCCGCGTCCCCCTCGGCGCAGCCGTCCGATCCCGCCGGCTCCTTGGCCGCGGCAGGCTAA
- a CDS encoding LysR family transcriptional regulator: MNLHALKIFCEVARRGGVTRAAEALHISQPAVTAQLRTLERELGLTLIAPKGRGILLTEAGELVAEKAERLFSLERELERGLLDYKEGRAGRLRLVSTFLPAHYLLPQALARFKTLYPQVKASLQTLNSRKAAESLLRYEADAAVIGGAGSWEADGLTGEPLLDDEWWFIVPEHHRLAGKRTGLAEMLEEDFVMREAGSSGREMLLAVGRMYGTKAPKAGLEVNGPGEAIRTVASGYGAHLVSALEAAGPVSRGEVSRVYVEEELPVNPIALYTREGEDRPPAVEHFIGVLREVLTGRLDRE; the protein is encoded by the coding sequence ATGAATCTGCATGCTTTGAAAATCTTCTGTGAGGTTGCCCGCAGGGGAGGGGTTACCCGGGCGGCGGAAGCCCTCCACATCAGCCAGCCGGCGGTGACGGCCCAGCTTCGGACGCTGGAGCGGGAGCTCGGGTTGACGCTTATCGCTCCGAAAGGGCGGGGAATCCTTCTCACGGAAGCGGGAGAGCTGGTTGCGGAGAAGGCGGAGAGGCTGTTTTCCCTCGAACGCGAGCTGGAACGAGGCCTCTTGGATTATAAGGAGGGGAGAGCGGGCCGGCTTCGTCTGGTCTCGACCTTTTTACCGGCTCATTATTTGCTTCCCCAGGCACTCGCGCGCTTCAAAACCCTCTACCCGCAGGTAAAGGCTTCCCTGCAGACGTTGAACTCGAGAAAAGCGGCGGAAAGCCTGCTTCGGTATGAAGCGGATGCGGCCGTAATCGGCGGAGCGGGCTCATGGGAGGCGGACGGATTGACCGGAGAGCCGCTGCTTGACGATGAGTGGTGGTTTATCGTGCCGGAGCATCACCGGCTGGCAGGAAAACGAACCGGTCTCGCCGAAATGCTGGAGGAAGATTTTGTCATGAGGGAGGCGGGAAGCTCCGGCCGTGAAATGCTGCTGGCGGTAGGCCGGATGTACGGGACGAAAGCCCCCAAGGCGGGGCTTGAGGTGAACGGCCCGGGCGAAGCGATCCGGACGGTCGCGTCGGGCTACGGAGCCCATCTCGTCTCGGCGTTGGAGGCGGCGGGACCGGTAAGCCGGGGGGAAGTGAGCCGGGTTTACGTGGAGGAGGAGCTGCCGGTTAACCCCATCGCCTTGTACACGAGAGAGGGGGAGGACCGGCCTCCGGCTGTGGAGCATTTTATAGGGGTGCTGCGGGAAGTTCTGACCGGACGGCTTGATCGGGAATGA
- the thrC gene encoding threonine synthase, giving the protein MKARCTECGTRYSMDSIRYECRCGGLLELVQDFRGVDAEQLKREFAKRLGERHTPLASGVWRYKELIAPELPLEALVTKGEGNTGLYSPPAVTSYAGCRRLWLKALGENPSGSFKDHGMTAAVSHGRFLGFRRFACSSTGNTSSSLAMYAALMGGEAHVYVPEGTVSENKVLQTLAYGAVVHRFAGTYDDGIRFLREQAGELGLYVGNSVNPFRIEGQKSIIYETAQDLSWQLPDWIVLPGGALSNVSALGKGLRDLYELGFIPRLPRVAVVQAEGASPFHRMMEAGAAELVPEPAPSTRASALNIGHPPSWRKAALVLQETKGVTVAVTDEDILNAKAVVDASGVGCEPASAAAVAGLRRLVSHGIIDREETAVCLLTGHLLKDTDAVGAYHLGGGPEALYANKMNRVRL; this is encoded by the coding sequence ATGAAAGCAAGATGCACGGAATGTGGCACGAGGTATTCCATGGACAGCATCCGGTACGAATGCCGCTGCGGCGGCCTTCTGGAGCTGGTGCAGGATTTTCGGGGAGTGGATGCGGAGCAGCTCAAGCGGGAGTTCGCCAAACGGCTGGGCGAAAGGCATACCCCGCTGGCGAGCGGCGTATGGAGGTACAAGGAGCTGATCGCCCCCGAGCTTCCGCTGGAGGCGCTGGTTACGAAGGGTGAAGGGAATACCGGCCTGTACAGCCCGCCCGCCGTTACCTCGTATGCCGGCTGCCGCCGGCTGTGGCTGAAGGCACTAGGTGAGAACCCGAGCGGCTCCTTCAAGGACCACGGAATGACGGCTGCGGTCTCGCACGGCCGTTTCCTCGGCTTCCGTAGGTTCGCCTGCTCGTCCACCGGCAACACGTCCTCCTCCCTCGCCATGTACGCCGCCCTTATGGGAGGGGAGGCTCATGTCTATGTGCCCGAAGGAACCGTTTCGGAGAATAAGGTTCTTCAGACGCTCGCCTACGGAGCCGTGGTCCATCGCTTTGCCGGAACGTATGACGACGGCATCCGCTTCCTGCGGGAGCAGGCCGGGGAGCTGGGCCTGTATGTAGGCAACTCGGTCAATCCGTTCCGCATTGAGGGCCAGAAAAGCATTATTTACGAAACCGCTCAGGATCTGAGCTGGCAGCTGCCGGACTGGATCGTGCTGCCAGGCGGGGCGCTGAGCAACGTTTCGGCCCTGGGCAAAGGACTGCGGGACCTGTACGAGCTGGGCTTCATCCCCCGCCTGCCCCGGGTGGCTGTCGTCCAGGCGGAGGGGGCGAGCCCCTTCCACCGCATGATGGAAGCGGGTGCGGCGGAGCTGGTTCCGGAGCCGGCGCCCTCGACCCGGGCCTCCGCCTTGAACATCGGCCACCCGCCCAGCTGGCGCAAGGCCGCCCTCGTCCTTCAGGAAACGAAGGGCGTCACCGTGGCCGTGACGGACGAGGACATCTTGAACGCCAAGGCGGTGGTGGACGCAAGCGGCGTCGGATGCGAGCCCGCTTCGGCGGCCGCCGTGGCGGGGCTGCGCCGGCTCGTGTCCCACGGGATCATCGACCGGGAGGAGACGGCCGTCTGCCTTCTCACCGGCCACCTGCTCAAGGACACGGACGCCGTGGGTGCCTACCATCTGGGCGGAGGGCCGGAAGCGCTCTACGCCAACAAGATGAACCGCGTTCGGCTGTGA
- a CDS encoding YwhD family protein: MELNSKGKKLALNIVSSNVNHKGFGAGSIDLSNVSSVIIDGDEAYLDNGALHAKSKVEKGIKFSTNKEDVPNGRKCWIVWVAVDRSEEGQFYGGIAACEMLVDPEARKGWKILADHVNRMDKAMKRQILVDGLDEREKAALRRYLTEFNLEWWERSSDTLKEALA, encoded by the coding sequence ATGGAACTGAACAGCAAGGGGAAGAAGCTCGCCCTTAATATTGTGAGCAGCAATGTCAACCATAAAGGCTTCGGCGCCGGATCGATCGACCTGAGCAATGTCTCGAGCGTCATCATCGACGGCGACGAAGCGTATCTCGATAACGGCGCGCTTCATGCTAAGAGCAAGGTCGAGAAGGGAATCAAGTTCTCCACGAACAAAGAAGATGTCCCGAACGGCCGCAAATGCTGGATCGTCTGGGTGGCCGTAGACCGTTCGGAGGAAGGCCAGTTCTACGGCGGCATCGCCGCCTGTGAGATGCTCGTCGATCCCGAAGCCCGCAAAGGCTGGAAAATTCTCGCCGACCACGTCAACCGGATGGACAAGGCGATGAAGCGTCAGATTCTGGTCGATGGGCTGGACGAACGCGAGAAGGCCGCCCTGCGCCGGTATTTGACCGAGTTCAACCTTGAGTGGTGGGAGCGTTCCTCCGACACGCTCAAAGAAGCGTTGGCCTAA
- a CDS encoding class I SAM-dependent methyltransferase, translated as MEQSEWNAKGDYLSATRGLYYNDDYLEFLIRQVWKADGPVNVIDFGCGYGYLGTKLLPLLPSGSSYTGVDTADKLLDRGRELFREAPYRTTFLHADVQERSFPQKYDWAVCHALLLHVPNPENVLQKMLDSLVDGGRILCFEPHWISTMAGYSLDGTPLSEVVKLGILQKLFEQGAQRGGKDGNIGGKLPLYLSRLGVQRIECRVSDKVNLLTPEGEPQQQAALYNALKTEGFGADPGPEEAFVEGLVRRGLSPEEARAQYEAERHLAGLFTRESALTWAPGMKITTGVVERRGGEGAG; from the coding sequence ATGGAGCAGTCGGAATGGAATGCCAAAGGGGACTATTTAAGCGCGACGAGAGGCTTGTACTACAACGACGACTATCTCGAGTTTCTCATTCGGCAGGTGTGGAAGGCGGACGGGCCGGTTAACGTCATCGACTTCGGCTGCGGCTACGGGTATCTCGGGACGAAGCTGCTTCCGCTGCTTCCTTCCGGATCATCTTATACGGGGGTGGATACAGCGGATAAGCTGCTGGACCGAGGCAGGGAGCTTTTCCGGGAGGCTCCTTACCGGACGACCTTCCTTCATGCCGATGTGCAGGAGAGGAGCTTCCCCCAGAAATACGATTGGGCGGTGTGCCATGCCCTGCTGTTACATGTACCTAATCCCGAGAACGTCCTGCAGAAGATGCTCGACAGCCTCGTGGACGGAGGACGCATCCTTTGCTTCGAGCCGCACTGGATTTCCACCATGGCCGGCTATTCCCTGGACGGAACGCCCTTGTCGGAAGTGGTAAAGCTCGGAATCCTTCAGAAGCTTTTTGAACAGGGGGCGCAGAGGGGCGGCAAGGACGGCAACATCGGGGGCAAGCTGCCCTTGTATTTAAGCCGGCTCGGGGTGCAGCGGATCGAATGCCGGGTGAGCGATAAGGTGAACCTCCTTACCCCGGAAGGGGAGCCGCAACAGCAGGCTGCGCTGTATAACGCTCTCAAGACGGAGGGCTTCGGCGCGGATCCCGGACCGGAGGAGGCTTTCGTCGAGGGCTTGGTCAGGCGCGGCCTTTCCCCGGAAGAAGCCCGGGCCCAGTATGAAGCCGAACGGCATCTGGCGGGCCTGTTTACCAGGGAGAGTGCCCTCACCTGGGCTCCCGGCATGAAAATCACGACCGGCGTGGTGGAACGGCGCGGAGGGGAGGGGGCTGGGTAA